The window ACCACAACTGTCCGCTGCACTGTTTCGCTCGAGAACTGCTGACGACCGCGCCGCTCGCGACCACGACCGCAACCGCGACCTCGAGGTGAGCGCCTGATGTTCGAGGCAACCGGTGCCGACGTCCTGTTCGTTCTCGCACGGGTGCTCTTCGGCGGCATCCTCGCGTTCATGGGACTGAACCACTTTCTGAACCTCGAGTCGATGGCGGGCTACGCGGAGTTCAAGGGCCTTCCCGCACCGAAGGCGTCGGTGCTCCTCAGCGGCGGGTTGCTCGTCTTCGGCGGCCTCTCACTGATCCTCGGTGTGTTCCCGGCGATCGGTGCGGGCGCGCTGGCCGTGTTCCTGTTCGTCTCGGCCGTGAAGATGCACGACTTCTGGAACGCCGAGGGCGAGGAGGCCCAGAACGAGATGACGAGCTTCCTGAAGAACGTCTACGGGGCGGGTGCGGCGCTGCTGTTCCTCGCGGTTAGCTCCGTGCAGTGGCCGTACGCGCTCAACGTTACCGTCTTCTGACGCGGTGCGAGTAGACGTCGTTCGCGGTCTGATTTGAGTTAGGCTTTGCGGATCGAAGACGTCATCAACATCGCCCCGACTCCTACCGAAGCGCCGAACTGTACAGTTCCACTGCTCGATCACGCTGAGCCTTGGCTATCAAACTGTGGATTCCTCTCTCACACTGCCCAACTGGTGGTGCGCCTATAGAAACAACTGAAACGATCCACCATTGATTGCCGACACGTCTGGCGGTCAGATGTTCAATGACGTGCAGTGGCTACTCGTGTATACCCCTTCCCGAACCACCCATGTTTCGCCGGGAGGATTGCAGGACGGTCGATTTCATTATCTCACTCACGTACTTTACGCTATTAGGCCAGTCCCAACCGGCTACGTATTAACTGCGTCACGTACTAACTATTGACTTGGGTGGGGCAGAGTATTCAAAGTGGTATCATTAGACCGGATATTTGACCTTCTAAGCAACGAACGACGACGGTATGCGTTGTACTATCTTGACCAAAAGGATGGGCCGGTTCCCGTAGATGAAGTCGCTGAGCAAGGTACTGAGTGGGAGACTGAGGGCGCGCCATCATCGATTCCGGGGGAAAGTTCGACCGTGTTGAACTGAGCCTCTATCATACTGTGTTGCCGAAAGCGGCTGAAGGTGAATTCGTTGAGTATGACCCTGACGAGGGAGTGGTAGACGTTACCGGCACGCCCGTAGAGGTGGACGCTCTCATCACGGTGGCCAAGGTCATCGAACGGCCAGACCGAAACCCATAGTCTGGATCGTCTACGCTCTGTATTGATGGATTTCCCCCGTCACACTGGACGTTCGTGAGACTTCCGCGCTATGAGTTCAGCACAGGGTGTTCGAATTCTCGGCTTCTGTCAGGAGTGGCGTGACCGACTCAGAGCAGACGTTCACCACGATAGGTTCGCGTAATTCCTCGGACTGATCAGGAGCCGGGTGTATCTCACTCGTCGGCCACTTCAGTCGTCACTAACCTCCGAAGAACTCGTCTTTTCGACGGCCTGAAACTCCGTCGATCCACATTGGCACCCGGTTCTCGCCCCGATCGGTTGTGCCGTGCCGTCAGGCCACTGTACCGCTGCATAGGCGGCACCACAATCGAGACATTCGGCGATTGTACGCTTGCTCTCTCCCGGGGGCATACTCCTTGTTGGACGGGTAACGCTGTCAGCGCTACTGTTGGGTATCCAATACCTTTTTGTACGGTTCATCGAGTCGAATCCGTGGCGGGAAGGGTGCTCCCGAGGATGTGTTTCATCCCACGACGGAGGCGAGACCCGAGGGCTTGCTGGGAAATACCGAGTTCGTCGCCGAGTTCTTTCATCGTCACCTCACGCGGGGATTCGAAGTATCCACGCTCGTAAGCGAGTTTCAGCGCGTCTTGTTGCGCCCCAGTGAGTGCTGCCTCGACTTCGGTCTCAACCGGTCGCAGTGCGTGCAGTTCCGTCAGCGTGACGGGAATCGCCACCTCTCGACAGCGGGAATGGAAGGTAGCAACATCGCTTCGAGTATCCCCGCGAATGTCGAACGTCCACTCCTGGTTCGTGCCGGTCGCTTTGATGAGCGGGACGTCGGTCTCGGTCAGCACGCTCAGCACGTCGTCGTACTCGAGCGACCACTCGACACGCAGGAGATACTCGTCGTCGATAGAATCGACGAGCTGAATGTGCCGCACGCCTGGATGTTCGGTAAACGCGCCCTCGATGTCGTCAACTTCTGTTCCTCGCACCCAGAAGTAGGGGATCACCACGTCATGCGAGGGGATCAGTCGCTCCAGTTCGACCGTCACGTCCGGGAGGTGGGTGAAGACGGTTCCGAGGGGGAACTGATCGGATGGAACGGTAAAGGTCGCTTCAGTCGCCATTATTCGAACGATGTTGCGTTGGTTGTAAAACCTCTTCTGGCCAATCTGGCAGTCGGACAAACGACTCCGTCAATCTGCTTTTTGTCGGCGATCGAGTTGCTGACAACGCGCTGTGTATCCAGCAGGAATCTTGAACCCGATCACTGCGGACGGAGTCGCTGGTACCCCGATTTCGCAACCGTCCAGGCCGGATACAGCCTCGAGTAGACGGCATCGGGAGCGTTCCGCGCCCCTGCACGAAGAACTCGGTGGTGGAGCGGCGACCCCGAGTTGTCCACGATCGAGGAGAGATCCGCCTGATCCAGCCACTCGAAGAACGCTCGCTCGGCAGGTGACTCGGGTTCCGTTTCCCGCGACCGGTCGCGAATGTCCTCCCACATGTATCGTTCGTCCTCGCCGAGTATCCAATGCCCCTCCTCGAGCGCGCGCCGGATCTCCGGATACTCGTCCTCGGAAAACGGGTAGCCGTGGTCGCTTGGCTCGAGGCCCGACAGCCGAAGGCCGACGGCCGTCCGGTAACACTTCTCGCAGGTGCCACAGTTGCCGTCCATCCGGTTGTTACAGGTCTGCAACTCGAGGCCGGGCGCATCGCTGTCGACGTACGCGGCGATGGCGTCGAGACGCTCCTGTCGAGTCAGGTCGTAGCAGTCGTGGTGACACTGCGTCCCGCCCCAGCGGACGTGATCGTCGATGTCCGGTCGCGATCCCCACTCGAGGTCGATCCCCTCCCAGTGGGTCGCGGCCATGTAGAGATCGTCGATGCCGCGGGCAGCCGCCATCGGGGCACAGAGACCGAGAAGCCCGAGGCCGTGGCCGACGGAGCTGTACCAGCCGCCGTCGACGTAGCGCTTGTAGTGAGCGAGCAACATCGGGTGGTCGAGAAACGAGAGCATGTTCGCCTCGACGAAGGCCGTCTCGAGGCTGCGTTCGTCGGCGAAGTCGGTCACCCGTCGGGTGAGGTGGTTCCACTGCTCGTCCCCCGAGGAATCCGGCGAGATCGTCCAGCCGCGGATGCTGATCAACGTCGGGGCTTCCTCGCGATGGCGGACGTACGAACAGGTCGAGTCGACACCGCCGGTGAAGAGGAGGCCGCTCTCGCCTCCCGAGGACGGGTTCCGCTCGTCCAGGCCAATGCCGTCGGTCTCGACCGGGCGGGCTGACTCGGCCGACGTAGGCGATGGTGGCGCGTCGGCGGACTCGAGGCTTCGTTCGTTGGCGAAGTCGTTGTCGACTACTTCGCGCGCGTAGAGCTCGCCACCCTCGAGGAAGTCGTACATCTCGAGCATCGTCGCTTTGATCTCCTCTACGGCGGCGACGAAGGTCGCGTCGACGGCATCGGCGGTGACGTCGGCCCCGTTGGCCCAGGCGACCGGGCAGACCTGTGCGAGCGCCGGGATGACCAGGATCGACTCCGGCACGTCCTCGATCGAGGTATCGTAGGTGATCTCGAGCGGGTCGCCCGTGAAGAAGCGCGCGAGGTCGCGAGAGGGCTGGACGGTCGTTCGGAGGGTTCGGTCGGTCGTCGTCGGTGTCTCGATGTGTATCGATGGCATAGGTGATGTGCTCTGGCCGTCGGAATCCCGGCGGCGCGGTCGTCATCGAGGCCACCACACAGGGGGGTAAAAATAGCCACAATCGTTGAACCGTCACGAACTGCAGAAATCACTCCCTAGCGACGGATGGCCGTCCGTACTCGAGAATCCTGGGACGACCGGCTACCGGTATCGGTTCCGTTACCGGACGTATCTCGCCGGTGTCGGGTTATCTCCCGGGCGTTCCGTCGGTGCCGATCCCCGCTCGAGCCCCGAACCACCGCTTGCGCCCGGTAGGGGCGATATAACAAACCCTCGCGTACGCAACCCCTCACAACGATGCGAACTGTAGCTCCAGTGACTGACCGTCCGTCCGTCGGAGTGATCCGATGAGACGCACGTTATTGAACCTCGTGCTGGCGGCTGGCTTTCTCGGCGTCGCGGTTGCAATCGCCGTCGCCCGTCGATCTCC of the Natronosalvus vescus genome contains:
- a CDS encoding DoxX family protein; this translates as MFEATGADVLFVLARVLFGGILAFMGLNHFLNLESMAGYAEFKGLPAPKASVLLSGGLLVFGGLSLILGVFPAIGAGALAVFLFVSAVKMHDFWNAEGEEAQNEMTSFLKNVYGAGAALLFLAVSSVQWPYALNVTVF
- a CDS encoding DUF7344 domain-containing protein, whose translation is MVSLDRIFDLLSNERRRYALYYLDQKDGPVPVDEVAEQGTEWETEGAPSSIPGESSTVLN
- a CDS encoding bacterio-opsin activator domain-containing protein, whose product is MATEATFTVPSDQFPLGTVFTHLPDVTVELERLIPSHDVVIPYFWVRGTEVDDIEGAFTEHPGVRHIQLVDSIDDEYLLRVEWSLEYDDVLSVLTETDVPLIKATGTNQEWTFDIRGDTRSDVATFHSRCREVAIPVTLTELHALRPVETEVEAALTGAQQDALKLAYERGYFESPREVTMKELGDELGISQQALGSRLRRGMKHILGSTLPATDSTR